The following proteins come from a genomic window of Leguminivora glycinivorella isolate SPB_JAAS2020 chromosome 6, LegGlyc_1.1, whole genome shotgun sequence:
- the LOC125226897 gene encoding zinc finger protein Xfin-like isoform X1, producing MCRSRSAARVTPSRTARLPPHFNRHTIIMFQRTMLQQMSSPPSVHVGEVASLVRLEGRVCGDASSEASSDAAEDFELPQCKIRRNYNCTKCTFYTQNPRVYLVHTRDVHFERFKIYDCPHCVYASRHHQKLVRHIKMVHAAPSQVVKADLEPPPAPVATTTAEPEERIEDLLEEVEDTEEIQLDLEDCIEESMDHSADMEVEVDRAVAEEPSDLPKDKTKFFSCTKCNYVTHIRARFTKHVKYHSMPMIKCTMCDFRTPYKWNLDRHMKNHGGTGSFNCSMCNFTADIKQSLTVHEMNHHTPPVGQSVASRRRNRVGASDIALADAARALIVKEEEGSGDSRSSHASEMGLQYADIEMVTCTSDNETSTESTAKKDTELAQDTQQRQSPNSTMGEWKTNKQSRKIPRPIPQLIPLNTSTPNQNKSPPGEPPLKKFKEDPSRDTNIVDNVDNLPADITIIPVTNGTPLATKEPAMKKKNESFFDRLKERLLTATGEEGTLTCKNCGFESKCLSEHSVHEKNCTVSANRVLANNTHTSLGSTRCQNCRHRCKSSADLYVHMQTCGKVYKEGNEHSNDSEIRHEATSSIHETDIAKDEPHPMENVVFVWNNINPDTAKFETPLDININDDSTMPETSKNYDSEIVDENEGMNLSPSQAAGKKVFKCPHCTFWASTASRFHVHIVGHLNKKPFECSLCKYKSNWRWDITKHIKLKSARDPEHNDAKVLMTDETGRRNYSKYNKFLAVPVVNEYGETEFDYIDPNALANGSMELDESFNDTNDNINTTLEMQPLNLQTLHGQHSMETIDIKNEDQKPKKTMWKCKKCNYKDPSKEALLAHVREHSKPEDGSEEKSFAKKPENTPDPADLAYRCGHCNQLSNWKHVIQRHCRLKHDGVIKVITTVKPKPDASLLNEMNDTCTKCPFKATDRKQLQNHMQQHQPSPQSIFKCYFCPYFVKTEHDLLQHLALHGVTDPEEYISKAMGCKSPLPDNPGNSSGSTSTKRHKCTECPYETNSKSQFMYHEQFHRLPADTPYKCQECNYSVSKRHLLHQHMRVHGIMPKKTEMELEMEASSSSCKMEIPIDLSEIPFVWVSAKNEFHKMYKCRYCSYVNSQKCKIPNHEKIHCIVFENSEITIYKCLECKFTCDNAGRLAEHSRTHGEIYGRIYCPVETDVPDEEQIAKLRKVIESEKINNPDSPRDDMVPKDNEELKILFFCHKCPARFFIDSDLRIHDKFHDLLFTNKCKLCEFSVPQETELNAHAVHHSDEYATETKMLKFKHRSHPAHKEPKLEVVHCPLTSEVNWIVTHPSTNFEIVDSSKKGNENRVPKQYFCKECPAKFFKTSALSYHVGLHGGDGDHKCKKCSYTVKNLGNLAKHESLHENEGKTNTCDYESGEDNDYKNIPLSGTDLFQRKTEAQKRVVKDNNKLVKPNDHFPPVLQADPQFGYLMHGNPEFIYPTYMKNGRQKEKRYKCHKCPSAFEKREQYKIHLSLHGSKQRYKCEVCDYSVKYYANYVQHMRKHQMNDEAQAERRKTSEETNEAENETQEDKPAKGNIKLAIKTMPKGPTRPKSDFQQFSVSDQQTLRLLQLRRSINNAEKEKQPDPSPAKERKLHMCLLCPYTNQRQDALTNHYKRHEDNLNAANGIHKCPHCDLVVVQSHFLREHLKTHFNYQKHLTPECYAASEGLSFVIKQLDDEEDTKHEDKSENINEDVTDTDVKCEKDDLTDNKKVEESKTCDLKDIIKNGQKNGPKLNIKVAVKEQSSTDLVITLDEKITFDSNDNKIFVKLKTGELIVE from the exons ATGTGTCGCTCTCGCTCCGCAGCGCGCGTGACACCGTCCCGTACCGCGCGCCTTCCCCCGCACTTTAACCGACACACGATTATTATGTTCCAGCGGACTATGCTCCAGCAAATGTCCTCGCCGCCGAGCGTTCACGTCGGCGAGGTCGCATCCCTAGTACGACTCGAGGGCCGCGTGTGCGGCGACGCGTCCTCTGAGGCCTCCTCGGACGCCGCCGAAGATTTTGAACTACCACAGTGCAAGATAAGAAGAAACTATAATTGCACCAAGTGCACGTTCTACACTCAAAACCCGCGGGTTTATTTAGTGCATACGAGAGACGTTCATTTTGAAAGGTTTAAAATATATGACTGTCCCCATTGCGTTTACGCGTCGAGACATCATCAAAAGCTTGTGAGACACATAAAGATGGTTCATGCGGCACCATCTCAAGTGGTCAAAGCGGATTTGGAGCCTCCGCCGGCGCCCGTGGCCACGACCACAGCGGAGCCGGAGGAGCGAATTGAAGATTTACTCGAAGAAGTCGAGGACACCGAAGAAATTCAATTAGATTTAGAAGACTGCATCGAGGAGTCGATGGACCACTCCGCAGATATGGAGGTCGAGGTCGACAGAGCTGTCGCCGAAGAACCCTCGGATTTACCAAAGGACAAGACGAAATTTTTCTCTTGCACCAAATGCAACTACGTCACCCACATCCGTGCAAGATTCACCAAGCACGTCAAATACCATTCTATGCCAATGATAAAATGCACAATGTGCGATTTCCGAACACCCTACAAGTGGAATTTGGATCGACACATGAAGAATCACGGAGGGACGGGGAGTTTCAATTGTTCCATGTGCAACTTCACCGCCGACATCAAGCAGAGTCTGACGGTGCACGAGATGAATCATCACACGCCGCCCGTGGGACAATCGGTAGCGAGTCGCCGACGCAACCGGGTGGGCGCCAGCGACATCGCGCTCGCCGACGCGGCGCGCGCGCTCATCGTCAAGGAGGAGGAAGGGAGCGGCGACTCGCGCTCCTCGCACGCATCG GAAATGGGTCTTCAATATGCAGATATAGAAATGGTCACCTGTACCAGTGACAACGAAACGAGCACAGAAAGCACCGCCAAAAAAGACACTGAATTGGCACAAGATACGCAACAGCGCCAATCACCAAATAGCACAATGGGAGAATGgaaaacaaacaagcaaagcagaAAAATACCCAGGCCCATCCCGCAATTAATTCCCCTAAACACGTCCACGCCCAATCAAAACAAATCGCCGCCAGGAGAGCCACCACTTAAAAAGTTCAAAGAAGATCCAAGTAGAGATACTAATATAGTTGACAATGTCGACAACTTACCAGCTGATATCACGATAATACCTGTCACAAATGGTACACCCCTTGCTACAAAAGAACCCGCAATGAAAAAGAAAAATGAATCCTTTTTTGACAGATTAAAAGAAAGGTTGCTTACGGCAACCGGAGAGGAAGGAACGTTGACATGCAAAAACTGCGGTTTTGAAAGCAAATGCTTATCAGAACATTCAGTACACGAAAAGAATTGTACAGTGTCTGCAAACAGGGTTTTGGCAAATAACACACACACGAGCCTTGGCTCTACACGTTGCCAGAACTGTCGGCATAGATGCAAATCAAGTGCCGATTTATATGTTCACATGCAAACATGCGGCAAAGTGTACAAAGAGGGAAATGAACATTCAAATGATAGTGAAATCAGACATGAAGCCACGTCATCTATCCATGAAACCGACATCGCTAAGGATGAACCACATCCCATGGAGAATGTCGTCTTCGTTTGGAATAATATTAATCCCGATACCGCCAAATTTGAGACGCCTTTGGACATCAATATTAATGATGATTCAACTATGCCCGAAACGAGTAAAAACTACGACTCAGAAATAGTTGATGAAAATGAAGGCATGAACTTGTCGCCGAGCCAAGCTGCCGGAAAAAAGGTATTCAAATGTCCGCACTGCACGTTCTGGGCATCGACCGCATCACGGTTCCACGTTCACATCGTCggacatttgaataaaaaacCATTTGAATGCTCCCTTTGCAAATATAAATCAAATTGGAGATGGGATATCACTAAACATATAAAACTAAAGTCAGCGAGAGACCCTGAACACAACGATGCAAAGGTTTTGATGACCGATGAAACTGGACGAAGGAACTACAGTAAATATAACAAGTTCTTAGCAGTGCCCGTTGTAAACGAGTATGGAGAAACCGAATTTGATTATATAGATCCAAACGCACTGGCGAACGGTAGCATGGAACTCGATGAATCATTCAACGACACGAATGATAATATCAACACAACACTTGAAATGCAACCTCTTAACTTGCAAACTCTACATGGACAGCATAGTATGGAGACAATAGATATCAAAAACGAAGACCAAAAACCCAAGAAAACTATGTGGAAATGTAAAAAATGCAACTACAA GGACCCATCAAAGGAAGCGCTACTAGCACACGTCCGCGAGCACTCGAAGCCCGAAGACGGCAGCGAGGAGAAGTCCTTCGCCAAGAAACCCGAGAACACGCCGGACCCGGCCGACCTGGCCTACCGCTGCGGCCACTGCAACCAGCTGTCCAACTGGAAGCACGTCATACAG AGACACTGCCGTTTGAAGCATGATGGAGTAATCAAAGTGATTACCACGGTCAAACCGAAACCTGATGCTTCATTGTTGAACGAAATGAACGACACTTGCACCAAATGTCCGTTCAAAGCTACAGACAGAAAACAACTTCAAAATCACATGCAGCAGCACCAGCCTTCGCCACAGTCCATATTCAAATGTTACTTCTGCCCGTACTTCGTGAAAACAGAACACGATTTACTGCAACATCTAGCTTTACATGGCGTCACAGACCCCGAAGAATACATCTCCAAAGCAATGGGGTGCAAGTCGCCGCTGCCAGATAACCCAGGGAACTCGAGCGGGTCCACCTCAACAAAACGACACAAATGCACGGAGTGTCCCTACGAAACCAACAGCAAGTCCCAGTTCATGTATCACGAGCAGTTCCACCGACTCCCAGCTGACACTCCATACAAATGCCAGGAATGCAATTACAGCGTTTCCAAGAGACACCTTCTTCATCAGCATATGAGAGTTCACGGAATCATGCCTAAGAAAACTGAAATGGAATTAGAAATGGAAGCGTCCTCGTCCTCTTGTAAAATGGAAATTCCTATTGATTTAAGTGAAATTCCTTTCGTGTGGGTTTCGGCGAAAAACGAATTccacaaaatgtacaaatgCCGCTACTGTTCCTATGTGAATTCTCAAAAGTGTAAAATACCAAATCATGAGAAAATTCATTGTATCGTCTTTGAAAACAGTGAAATCACTATTTATAAATGCTTGGAATGTAAGTTTACTTGCGATAACGCCGGACGGTTGGCCGAACATTCGAGGACGCACGGAGAAATTTACGGACGCATTTACTGCCCAGTCGAAACCGACGTTCCTGATGAGGAGCAGATTGCTAAGCTACGCAAGGTTATAGAATCTGAGAAAATAAATAACCCAGATAGCCCCAGGGACGACATGGTTCCAAAAGACAACGAAGAACTTAAAATATTATTCTTCTGTCATAAATGTCCAGCTAGGTTTTTCATTGATAGTGATTTGAGGATCCATGACAAATTCCACGATCTGCTGTTCACGAACAAATGCAAGCTTTGTGAATTTTCAGTGCCCCAAGAGACTGAATTAAACGCTCATGCGGTCCACCATTCCGATGAGTATGCGACGGAAACTAAAATGCTCAAGTTTAAGCACCGATCTCACCCGGCGCATAAGGAGCCGAAATTGGAAGTCGTACACTGCCCACTCACTTCAGAAGTTAATTGGATAGTTACACACCCTTCGACCAACTTTGAGATTGTAGATTCTTCGAAAAAGGGCAATGAGAATAGAGTACCTAAGCAATATTTCTGTAAGGAATGTCCAGCCAAATTCTTCAAAACGTCTGCATTAAGTTATCACGTGGGGTTGCACGGAGGGGATGGCGACCACAAGTGCAAAAAATGTAGCTATACTGTGAAAAACTTAGGAAATTTGGCCAAACACGAATCGTTACACGAAAATGAAGGAAAGACCAACACGTGTGATTACGAATCTGGAGAAGACAACGATTATAAAAACATTCCATTATCTGGTACAGATTTATTTCAGCGGAAAACTGAAGCACAGAAAAGAGTTGTAAAAGACAACAACAAGTTAGTGAAACCCAACGACCATTTCCCTCCTGTACTACAGGCAGATCCTCAATTTGGGTACCTAATGCACGGTAACCCAGAGTTTATCTATCCCACATACATGAAGAATGGCCGTCAAAAAGAAAAAAGATACAAGTGTCACAAGTGCCCATCTGCATTTGAGAAAAGGGAACAATACAAAATACATTTGTCGCTACATGGATCCAAACAGAGGTACAAGTGCGAAGTTTGTGATTATTCCGTTAAATACTATGCCAACTACGTGCAGCATATGAGGAAACATCAAATGAATGATGAAGCTCAGGCCGAGAGAAGAAAAACTAGCGAAGAGACGAATGAGGCTGAGAACGAGACACAGGAGGATAAACCAGCAAAAGGAAATATTAAACTTGCGATCAAAACAATGCCAAAGGGGCCAACAAGGCCAAAAAGTGACTTTCAGCAATTTTCTGTCAGTGATCAACAGACACTTCGCCTACTACAATTAAGACGGTCTATTAATAATGCAGAAAAAGAAAAGCAACCGGACCCCAGCCCCGCAAAGGAACGTAAGCTACACATGTGTCTATTATGCCCGTATACGAATCAGCGCCAAGATGCTTTAACAAATCACTACAAAAGACACGAAGACAACCTAAACGCTGCCAATGGCATTCATAAATGTCCTCATTGTGACCTAGTCGTCGTCCAATCGCACTTTTTGCGGGAACATTTGAAGACTCATTTTAATTATCAAAAGCATTTGACCCCTGAATGCTATGCAGCTAGTGAAGGTCTGTCTTTTGTCATAAAACAACTCGACGATGAAGAAGATACAAAACATGAAGACAAGAGTGAAAATATAAATGAAGATGTCACTGATACGGATGTCAAATGTGAAAAGGATGATTTGACCGATAACAAGAAAGTAGAAGAAAGCAAAACATGTGATCTGAAAGATATCATTAAAAATGGTCAGAAAAACGGgccaaaattaaatataaaagttGCGGTGAAAGAGCAGTCTTCTACTGATCTAGTTATAACTTTAGATGAAAAAATTACTTTCGACTCAAATGAT